atcccaacttttgatattaaaaaaaggattaaagttaaaaagtaaagaaaataactattattataatattaaaataataaatgtattaaaaaatacatattattataatattaaaaccactattcatttcaattagtttattaatatatagtaataatagtaatagttaGGCCACGTAAATATACTTAGTGCCATATGCATGTAATAGGAGTATTGGATTTTAAAAATCTCAACTATTCGTCGTTTGCTGCTAAcagtcccaactttaaaaataaccactgtTAGGCCTAActtttaacatattggcctctaatggaccctgactaacaaaactctaacaccgttagtctccggtcgccgaaAAATCGTTTTTTGGCAGGAAAACTCATtattggccggaaaactcaacattttcgtcccaaatATCTTTGTAACCTTGTTATGGACCTTTAGGAACCCTTTTCTAGTAAAAGCCCAAATTATTAAAGTCGTTGGAAAACTCCTTTTTcgccggaaaacttctttttCGCCAGAAAACTTAActtttttggccggaaaactcaacatttttgtcCCAAACccctttgtaaccttagatcgggcctttagaaacctttttctgGACAAAAACGATTTTCCGGCAACCGTAGACTAATGGCGTTAGGGTTCTATTAGTCATGGTGGCCAATTtgtcaatagttgggactgctagtggttatttttgaagttaagactgttggcggccaacgacgaatagttgagattattaaaatccaatattcctatgTAATAAGATAGTTCCACTGCATTATTGGGTTTCAAACAACGTTTCAAACAAGGAGAGGTAAAATAAAGTAGTTACTTTGGACTCTAGCTTTTGCTTCTCTAAGATATTAAATTCTAGAGAAAAGATAATACGTATATTTAAAGTTGATACATGAGTTATAAGATTGAAAACTTTGTGACGAAAAGGCCCCATTACTCATTATTCGTTTTAGGCCCCCAATAGCTTGAGGCGGCCCTGGTAAGCACAATTCGGCTCGGTTATGAGCTTTCACCAAAACAGAAACCGACATATTTGGTTAGTAGAGTTTCTTAACTAATCGGTTTCAGCAAATCAATTTTTGTGTCGGTTATGGGTAATTAACtacttttttttataaagagAAATTGTGTGGACCATAAATTGGTTTTCAAAAGGCTCAAACTATTGGGACAACAAAGGTGCCTATTTGCACATTTTAGGgtttatatacgttgcgtatacacctatacgcaacgtataggGTGGCATAAAAATCAGTGTCTGACGGAATTCAGTTCTGGTCTGACTGCTCCTAGACGCTGCATATAGGCCTGtatgcagcgtatataaagggtctaAAAGACAATATTTtataaatgtttataaaaaaacaccctttatatacgctgcataTATGCCTATACGCGGtgtatataaagggtcaaaaagacaATTGTACCCCTGGTTTGGGCTGTGTATAGCCCCCAATCCAGGGGTAAAATGGTCCTTTTTTACCAAACTTGCCCCACATATACGCCACATACAGGGCTATACGCTACGTATAGtaaaaaagaccattttacccctggaTTGGGGGCTATACGCAACCTAAAGCatgggtaaaattgtctttttgacCGTTTATATACGatgcgtataggcctatacacaacgtatataaagggtggttttttttaaaaaaatattcatacaatattaatcgttttagtAAAGCTTTATAAAAGAagttttctattttaaataaataaaaaagtaagtATTTCTTACAAACTTTTTTATACAACATTAATcatttttatatgataaatatcgtatcatataggtgtagtataggccTACAGTACAGTACAATacagtgtagtgtagtgtagtgaaATGTCGTGTAGTGCAGTGCAGTGCAGTGTAGTATAGtgtaggcctatacgggacctaaactaCACATATACGAGACCTATAACCTATAAGCCTATACGTGATCTAAACTACACATATAATcatatacgagacttatactacacctataggcctatgtGAGACCTATACTACATCCACaggcctatacgagacctataagCCTAAACGGGACCTATACAAGACTTATACTACACCATATGATAcaatactacacctataggcctatacgagacgaTACTACACATATATGCCTATACAtaacttatactacactatactataAGATACGATACGATAGGATACGATATTATATTACACGTATGGGCCTATACGAgatttatactacactatatgatacgatactatatccatagacctatacgagacctatattATACTATACGATAGAATACTTAACATTGTTTTTACTACactatacaatacgatacgatacgatagaATACAATATTATATTACACGTATAAGCCTATACGAGATTTATACTATACTATAGGATATGATACTACAtccataggcctatacgagacatATATTATACTATACGATAGAATACTCAACAATGTTttttatatatctatttttaaaaaTTACTTAtaataaaagtttgctaaaacgataAATAATGTATAACAATGTTTCTTTAAAAAaccaccctttatatacgctgtgTATAGGGCTATATGCGGCGTATATAAACGGACAAATTCCCACATCATATCAGAGATTCTCTTGGAAATTGAAAAAGGTGGCTATACGCCGTGTATAGACCTATACGCGGCTTATATAAAGCTAGCGTTTGATATGCAAATAGGCATTTTGGTGTGCAAATATGTACACCCTTTCAAAAATACAAGTCTAAGATTAAGTTCTTTATAAATTTATGGAATAATCATTTCTCAGTCGTGAAATAACTACACTCGTGAAATAACTACACTCGTTGATTTAAACTAAATTAAGGTTCATCAATATGAAACTTGAATAGATACTTGGTTGAAAGAAGTCATATATCTGTTCTTTTTCACTTGATTTTAGAAATAAACTAAATAACTAATATTAAGTGTTTTTTTGAAGTCTTAGTTTAATGAATATATATTCAACATACAAACACgagttatataaaaaaaaactaaagataTATCAATTCGATTCGGTACGATTATTTTCGGCTACGGAGAACACAACCATattgttaacttttttttttcttaaaattatAGGGTTTTGTGGGGCTGAGTGGAGCAGTACTAATTCAAATCTACCACACATTGTTTGGTGACAAACCAACCACCTACTTACTCATGCTTGCTGTGTTTCCAGCACTAGTGTGTCTTGCTACCATGTCTCTCATTCACGTAAACCCTTCAAACACGAGCAATGACAAACCTCATTTAAATCGCTTCTCGTTGATCGCACTCATAATTGCCACATATCTAATGATCATAATCATCCTTCAAAACATCTTCACATTCCCATCATGGGCTCACATTCTCACAACAACTATTCTTGTGATTATGGCGTTGTCACCTCTTCAAGTAGCCCTCACAGCTCAAAGAAGCGAACAAGGATCACCATCCCCTGTCATGGCCCCACTGATCATGAATTTCGAGGATCAAAATGAAGTTGAAATGAATCTGCTACAGGCAATGAGCACAATCAACTTTTGGTTGTTGTTTCTAGCCATGGTTTGTATAATGGGGTCAGGGTTAGCAACAATCAACAACATAACTCAAATAGGTGAGTCGCTTGACTATTCAACGGTTGAGATCGGCACAATGGTTTCTCTAATGAGTATATGGAATTTTCTTGGTCGGTTTGGTGCTGGATTTGTGTCTGATTTGTTCCTACACAAATATGGCGGGGGAAGACCGTTGTTTATCTCCCTTACACAATTAGCGATGGTCCTGGGCTATTTGAGCATTGGCTTTAGTGGGAACTTGTACATTGGTTCGGTAATTGTGGGTGTTTGCTACGGATCACAATGGTCTTTAATGCCTACAATCACTTCAGAAAtatttggggtgaaacatatgggAACTATTTTCAACACTATTGCCGTGGCCAGCCCTATGGGTTCATATATATTTTCTGTTCAAGTGATTGGAAACATTTATGACAGGAAAGCACAAGCAAGTGGGGGGCCGTGCCACGGGCTTCATTGCTTTAGGCTTTCGTTTTCTATATTTGCGGCAGTTTGTGGTTTTGGTATTATTGTTTCCTTGGTGTTGTTTCGTCGAACAAAGGGGTTATATGCTTCAATTTTGCAAAGAAGGTTGAAGGGGTAAGTTAGAAAGAGCTCTTGCGTTGGATTCAATTTGCATATTATATTTCTATATGCTAAGTTAATAATGATTATTTTGTAATGGAATCATGTTCCATCAAAGAAAGAAGATGGGGTTTGTATCAAATCCATCACTAAAAGGAAATattgaaatatattttttattagttttGTAGCATATGATATATTTGGATTTATGTCATTATGTATGAGTTCTATCAATGCATAAAATGGAATTTGAAATTTTAAAGTTCATGGAAATTGAAAGGAACTTAATCTGTTTAATGATCTTTCAT
This is a stretch of genomic DNA from Helianthus annuus cultivar XRQ/B chromosome 16, HanXRQr2.0-SUNRISE, whole genome shotgun sequence. It encodes these proteins:
- the LOC110916867 gene encoding probable transporter MCH1 produces the protein MPLGQNKILHLIMENSKWLSAVASIWIQVTSGATYTFGIYSATLKSSQGYDQTTLNTVSVFKDIGANIGVLAGLLYSAVTSSSRFGSGLWLVYLVGAVQFFAGYFLMWLSVTGVIDRPHVWLMCLFMFMGAHAQTFFNTANIVVGVRNFPDYSGTSVGIMKGFVGLSGAVLIQIYHTLFGDKPTTYLLMLAVFPALVCLATMSLIHVNPSNTSNDKPHLNRFSLIALIIATYLMIIIILQNIFTFPSWAHILTTTILVIMALSPLQVALTAQRSEQGSPSPVMAPLIMNFEDQNEVEMNLLQAMSTINFWLLFLAMVCIMGSGLATINNITQIGESLDYSTVEIGTMVSLMSIWNFLGRFGAGFVSDLFLHKYGGGRPLFISLTQLAMVLGYLSIGFSGNLYIGSVIVGVCYGSQWSLMPTITSEIFGVKHMGTIFNTIAVASPMGSYIFSVQVIGNIYDRKAQASGGPCHGLHCFRLSFSIFAAVCGFGIIVSLVLFRRTKGLYASILQRRLKG